The following proteins come from a genomic window of Nothobranchius furzeri strain GRZ-AD chromosome 1, NfurGRZ-RIMD1, whole genome shotgun sequence:
- the elp1 gene encoding elongator complex protein 1, translating into MRNLKLLKSLRNSELQGPGSPQCFSIRADTGSLLIASQFSITEFDPLTAQVVREASLTADGFLSEDGSGGVVGLQDLAELQSACLATAEGDVVLFNLNTGQLECVGSVDSGLTSMSWSPDEELVILTTGQETFIMMTKDFEPITEVGIHQDDFGEGKFITVGWGKKETQFHGSEGKQAARRKVQEAQPAVAWDDRRPRVTWRGDGQLFAISAICPQTGGRKVRVWNREGVLQATSEPVNGLEQALCWKPSGSLIASSQRHPNKHSVVFMEKNGLLHGDFTLPFSKDQAKVKELLWNPDSTVLAVWLEELSCGDDGHVNTYLQLWAVGNYHWYLKQSLDFGRDPQKAPVCICWDPERPLQLHVVTSSWNSITYSWGWTTERSPGLDVTDNASVAVIDGDKVLVTTFRQCVVPPPMCSFELQLKSPINQVTFLCRPEGTNQIAAFTANGQISVFSQVSEEQADKTSDGFRVVSQPLVLQKTYRLTPAQEQPLALRQLLWLQDELFLAVGAGLLPTSSTILMLHPIQDADDTLAVRSEMEVDGVVVGVAHSFQTGTVALELEDGQIKKLLWDCPELSVEDWRDSSGCSVSFPVPCIQTALCSISGTEYLLGLTDRSHLYAGDTELASGVCSFAICDNFLLLTTHSHTCRCLQLSGLTVKGLQAALASDGGQNDETLRHVERGSRIVTVVPQDTRVVLQMPRGNLETIHHRALVLAQLRKWLDGLKFREAFECMRKLRINLNLIYDHNPKVFLENVASFIQQLNSINHINLFLTELKEEDTTSSMYPRPDGSPVQPQAAPGQKKVDVVCDALRTTMESMDPNKFSLSILTAHVKKTVPELEIALQKVHELRENPPEAPGGVSAEEALKYLLFLVNVNDLYEHSLGTYDFDLVLMVAEKSQKDPKEYLPFLNMLKSLEPNYQRYTIDRHLKRYRKALVHLSKCGQEHFTEVLQLVKEQKLYSEALRLYPADSPQYKFLSCAYAEHLVEQQRAEEGGLLLWRCGEPVRALQAFTSSSSWRNAICVAQQIPLPPDQLALLARDLAEKLTEQRRYSEAALLLDQYAKDCEEAILALITGGVWEEALRLIYMHKRQDITETNLKPALLEALNTQVVFLEAQVATFTRHKSRLAVVREQKEKARLDMLDEDGPDCPDAELYSEASSVITASKYSQSNSRISSRSSKNRRKAERKKLSLKEGSPMEDKALMHVIGEIITTVDKMREEIHGLLRALVLFQFDKQAEKLQRVYDEALQMMEGSVLEVWPEGLQNTSAPVTGPNSTANSIMASFQQQQKPAASQQDAEVPAAPKMRNGIKWKLTILK; encoded by the exons ATGAGGAACCTGAAGCTGCTGAAGAGCCTGCGGAACTCAGAACTGCAGGGTCCGGGATCCCCCCAGTGTTTCTCTATCCGGGCGGACACTGGTTCCCTGCTGATCGCCTCTCAGTTCTCCATCACAGAGTTTGACCCCCTCACAGCCCAG GTTGTCAGGGAAGCTTCGCTGACAGCCGACGGTTTCCTCTCTGAGGATGGAAGCGGGGGCGTTGTTGGACTGCAGGACCTGGCGGAGCTTCAGTCTGCTTGTTTGgccacagcagagggagatgttgTTCTCTTCAACCTCAACACAGGCCAG CTGGAGTGTGTTGGAAGTGTGGACAGCGGACTCACATCCATGAGCTGGAGTCCTGACGAAGAGCTCGTCATTCTCACTACTG GTCAGGAAACATTTATAATGATGACCAAAGATTTTGAGCCAATCACTGAAGTGGGAATCCACCAGGATGACTTTGGTGAAG GGAAGTTCATCACGGTGGGGTGGGGGAAGAAGGAGACTCAGTTCCACGGCTCAGAAGGAAAGCAGGCAGCACGAAGGAAGGTCCAG GAGGCACAGCCAGCTGTGGCCTGGGACGACCGCAGACCACGAGTCACGTGGCGAGGAGATGGACAGCTTTTTGCCATCAGTGCCATCTGTCCTCAGACTGGAGGCAGAAAGGTTCGGGTCTGGAACAGAGAGGGGGTTCTCCAGGCCACCAGTGAGCCGGTCAACGGACTCGAGCAGGCGCTGTGCTGGAA ACCCTCGGGTAGCCTGATAGCCAGCTCTCAGCGACATCCCAACAAACACAGTGTTGTGTTCATGGAGAAGAACGGACTGCTGCATGGAGACTTTACGCTGCCGTTCAGTAAAGACCAAGCTAAG gtgaagGAACTGCTGTGGAACCCCGACTCCACTGTTTTAGCCGTTTGGTTGGAGGAGTTGAGCTGTGGGGACGATGGCCACGTCAACACTTATC TCCAGCTGTGGGCGGTGGGAAACTACCACTGGTACCTGAAGCAGAGCCTGGATTTTGGCAGAGACCCTCAGAAAGCTCCAGTGTGCATCTGCTGGGACCCAGAGCGTCCCCTACAGCTCCACGTGGTGACCTCCAGCTGGAACAGCATCACCTACAGCTGGGGCTGGACGACAGAACGAAGCCCCGGGCTAGATGTCACCGATAACGCCAGTGTGGCTGTGATTGATGGAG ACAAAGTCCTGGTGACAACCTTTAGACAGTGTGTGGTTCCTCCTCCCATGTGTTCATTTGAGTTGCAGCTAAAGTCACCGATCAACCAGGTGACTTTCCTGTGTCGACCTGAGGGGACCAATCAGATCGCAGCATTCACGGCTAATGGACAAATCTCAGTCTTCAGTCAAG TTTCAGAAGAACAAGCTGACAAAACATCAGACGGGTTCAGGGTTGTGTCTCAACCTCTCGTCTTACAGAAAACCTACAG ACTGACGCCTGCTCAGGAGCAGCCTCTGGCCCTGCGGCAGCTCCTGTGGCTGCAGGATGAGCTGTTCCTGGCTGTGGGTGCTGGTCTGCTGCCGACCTCCTCCACGATCCTGATGCTTCACCCTATTCAGGATGCTGATGACACACTGGCTGTCAG GTCTGAGATGGAAGTAGACGGCGTTGTGGTCGGTGTGGCCCACAGTTTCCAGACCGGAACCGTGGCTCTAGAGCTGGAGGACGGGCAGATAAAGAAACTCCTCTGGG ATTGTCCGGAGCTGTCAGTGGAAGACTGGCGAGACTCGAGCGGCTGTAGCGTCAGCTTCCCTGTTCCCTGCATCCAGACGGCTCTCTGCAGCATCAGTGGAACG GAGTACCTTCTGGGGCTGACAGACAGGTCTCACCTGTATGCTGGAGACACAGAG CTCGCCTCAGGCGTCTGTTCCTTTGCCATTTGTGACAACTTCCTCCTCCTcaccacacactctcacacctgCCGCTGCCTCCAGCTGAGTGGACTCACAGTCAAAG GTCTGCAGGCTGCTTTGGCGTCTGATGGAGGTCAGAATGATGAGACTCTTCGGCATGTGGAGCGAGGCTCCAGGATCGTCACTGTGGTTCCACAGGACACCAGAGTGGTTCTACAG ATgccacgaggaaacctggagaccatCCATCACAGAGCTCTGGTGCTGGCTCAGCTCAGGAAGTGGTTGGATGG CTTGAAATTCAGAGAAGCCTTCGAGTGTATGAGGAAGCTGCGGATCAACCTGAATCTCATCTATGATCACAACCCAAAG GTTTTCCTGGAAAATGTAGCGAGCTTCATCCAACAGCTGAACTCCATCAACCACATCAACCTCTTCCTCACCGAGCTCAA GGAGGAGGACACAACCAGCAGCATGTACCCCCGCCCAGATGGAAGTCCGGTCCAGCCTCAGGCCGCCCCCGGCCAGAAGAAGGTGGATGTTGTTTGTGACGCTTTACGGACAACCATGGAGTCAATGGATCCGAACAA GTTCAGCTTGTCCATTCTGACCGCTCATGTGAAAAAGACGGTTCCTGAGCTGGAGATCGCCCTGCAGAAGGTTCACGAGCTTCGAG agaacCCTCCTGAAGCACCAGGTGGTGTGAGCGCTGAAGAGGCACTAAAGTACCTTCTCTTCCTGGTCAATGTCAACGATCTGTACGAACACTCGCTTGGAACGTACGACTTTGACCTCGTTCTGATGGTGGCTGAGAAATCCCAGAAG GACCCTAAAGAGTACCTCCCTTTCTTAAACATGCTGAAGAGCCTTGAGCCCAACTATCAACGCTACACCATTGACAGAcacctgaaacgctacaggaaggcccTGGTCCACCTCAGCAAATGTG GACAGGAACACTTCACTGAAGTTCTGCAGCTGGTGAAGGAGCAGAAGCTCTACAGTGAAGCTCTGAGATTGTACCCAGCAGATAGTCCTCAGTACAAA TTTCTGAGTTGTGCGTACGCTGAGCATCTAGTGGAGCAGCAACGGGCAGAGGAGGGTGGCTTGTTGCTATGGCGATGTGGCGAGCCTGTCAGAGCCCTGCAGGCATTCACCAGCAGCTCCAGTTGGAGAAACGCCATCTGTGTGGCACAGCAGATACCACTACCGCCCGACCAGTTAGCGCTGCTGGCCAGAGACTTGGCAG AGAAGCTGACTGAGCAGAGGCGGTACTCAGAAGCTGCTCTGCTGCTGGATCAGTATGCCAAA GACTGTGAGGAAGCCATTTTGGCTCTGATCACAGGCGGCGTCTGGGAGGAGGCTCTCAGACTG ATTTACATGCACAAGAGGCAAGATATCACTGAAACCAACCTGAAACCTGCACTTTTAGAAG CTTTAAACACTCAGGTGGTCTTTCTGGAGGCTCAGGTAGCAACGTTCACCCGACACAAGAGCCGACTAGCTGTGGTTCGTGAGCAGAAAGAAAAGGCCCGACTGGATATGCTTG ATGAAGATGGTCCAGACTGCCCTGATGCTGAGCTCTACTCTGAGGCTAGCAGTGTCATAACTGCTTCCAAATACTCCCAGAGTAACTCACGCATCTCCTC GAGGTCATCGAAAAACCGACGGAAAGCAGAGAGGAAGAAGCTGAGTCTGAAGGAAGGAAGTCCGATGGAGGACAAAGCTCTAATGCATGTCATCGGTGAAATCATCACTACCGTGGACAAGATGAGAG AGGAGATCCACGGTCTCCTGAGGGCATTGGTTCTGTTCCAGTTTGATAAACAAGCTGAGAAGCTGCAGCGGGTTTATGACGAAGCTCTGCAGATGATGGAGGGATCAGTTCTTGAGGTGTGGCCCGAAGGTCTGCAGAACACCAGCGCTCCG GTCACTGGACCGAACTCGACAGCAAACAGCATCATGGCTTCgttccagcagcagcagaaaccTGCAGCCTCACAGCAGG ACGCCGAGGTCCCGGCTGCACCAAAGATGAGGAACGGTATCAAGTGGAAACTCACGATTCTTAAGTGA